A region from the Vicia villosa cultivar HV-30 ecotype Madison, WI linkage group LG3, Vvil1.0, whole genome shotgun sequence genome encodes:
- the LOC131659371 gene encoding uncharacterized protein LOC131659371: MTDAELKERTLMAIETLLQNNNRTLKDFKTMPYPKDFVVSFTGNRLLYDELQYEVVDQKQIFDNLYASLTDEQRNIFEEIMDAVEKQQGGVFFLYGYGGTGKTFMWNTLSAALRSKKKIVLPVASSGIASLLLPGGRTAHSRFKIPVPTLETSICNIEKKDDIAELLKFTDLIIWDEAPMANKFCFEALDKSLKDIMSSDTHPCTKIFGGKVVVFGGDFRQILPVIPRGTRSDIIHATINASYIWDYCKVLRLTKKNIGDGTMCEPNDGYADICIPDEFIISNFSDPIQAIVEDTYPDLIHNYLDSNYLQSRAILASTIEVVDDINQYITNLLPGEEREYFSSDSIDKSDVTNFDAYEHVTPEFLNALKTSGLPNHSIRLKVGATIMLMRNLDQSEGLCNGTRLTVTRLAAHVIEARIISGKNIGNIFYIPRMSLSPSQSPWPFKLVRRQFPIIVSFAMTINKSQGQSLDHVGLYLPKEVFSHGQLYVAISRVKSKKGLRMLIHDKEKQPMLSTTNVVFKEVFHNI; encoded by the exons ATGACTGATGCCGAGCTCAAAGAAAGGACACTTATGGCCATTGAAACACTTTTACAAAATAATAATCGAACTCTGAAAGACTTCAAGACAATGCCATATCCAAAAGATTTTGTTGTCTCCTTTACTGGAAATAGGCTACTTTACGATGAACTTCAATATGAGGTTGTTGATCAAAAACAAATTTTTGATAATTTGTATGCTTCTCTTACAG ATGAGCAAAGAAACATTTTTGAGGAAATCATGGATGCTGTAGAAAAGCAACAAGGTGGGGTGTTTTTTTTATATGGCTATGGTGGGACTGGTAAGACCTTTATGTGGAACACTTTATCAGCGGCACTTAGGTCCAAAAAGAAAATTGTCTTGCCGGTTGCTTCAAGTGGTATTGCAAGTTTGTTGTTACCAGGTGGAAGAACGGCTCATTCTAGATTTAAGATTCCCGTTCCTACTTTAGAGACTTCTATTTGCAACATTGAAAAGAAAGATGATATTGCTGAGCTTCTCAAGTTTACGGATTTAATCATATGGGATGAGGCTCCTATGGCTAACAAGTTTTGCTTCGAAGCTTTGGACAAATCCTTAAAAGATATCATGAGTTCGGACACACATCCATGTACAAAAATTTTTGGAGGCAAGGTTGTTGTTTTTGGTGGTGACTTCAGACAAATTCTTCCGGTTATACCAAGAGGCACTAGATCTGATATTATCCATGCAACAATCAATGCTTCTTATATTTGGGATTATTGTAAGGTATTGAGACTTACAAAGAA AAATATTGGAGATGGGACCATGTGTGAACCTAATGATGGTTATGCTGATATCTGTATTCCAGATGAGTTCATAATTTCAAACTTTTCAGATCCAATTCAGGCCATTGTTGAAGACACCTACCCTGATCTCATTCATAATTATCTTGATTCCAATTATCTTCAAAGTCGAGCGATATTAGCTTCAACGATCGAAGTAGTTGATGATATCAACCAATATATCACAAACCTTCTTCCAG GTGAAGAGAGAGAATACTTTAGTAGTGATTCCATTGATAAATCTGATGTCACTAACTTTGATGCATATGAGCATGTGACACCTGAGTTTTTGAACGCTCTTAAAACGTCAGGATTGCCTAACCATTCAATCAGGTTGAAAGTTGGGGCCACTATTATGCTAATGCGCAACCTAGATCAGTCAGAGGGATTGTGCAATGGTACACGACTAACTGTAACCAGACTTGCTGCTCATGTCATCGAAGCCAGgatcatttctggaaaaaatATTGGTAACATCTTTTACATTCCTAGAATGTCTTTATCCCCCTCCCAGTCTCCATGGCCATTTAAATTGGTGAGACGCCAATTTCCAATTATTGTTTCCTTTGCCATGACTATTAACAAGTCACAGGGCCAATCACTTGACCATGTTGGATTGTATTTGCCTAAGGAAGTTTTTAGTCATGGGCAATTGTACGTTGCTATCTCAAGGGTCAAATCCAAAAAGGGATTAAGGATGCTTATTCATGACAAGGAGAAACAACCTATGCTCTCTACCACCAATGTTGTATTCAAGGAAGTGTTCCATAACATTTAA
- the LOC131659372 gene encoding uncharacterized protein LOC131659372 produces the protein MLESEKLEWLRKNQPKLRVSKYNSLEKEGDQSQAPGISIGKRVVLPSSFVGGRRFMDQLYYDGMAICSKVGFPDLFITFTCNPNWPEIQRVLGPLHLKPQDRPDVISRVFKIKFDQLLSDLTKKGVLGKVLAYMYTIEFQKRGLPHAHILLFLHPSNKYPRPEDIDKIISAEVPDPRTHPRLYNLVKSHMVHGPCGLKFQPTTIVDHEGYPVYRRRNNGHTIEKNGIIFHSGHVVPHNPSLLLKYEAHINMEWCNQSTSIKYLFKYINKGSDRISAIIQACWRIFSYSIHGRKPAVERLFFHMEGENSVYYKDYEQVGDVLLKPSVTESMFTAWFEANKTYEEARELTYGDFVSKFVYHKRSRTWKPRKRGYTIGRLIWVPQSTGELFYLRMMLTVTKGPLCYNDIKKVDGKQLKTFRDACFAMGFLQDDREFVEAIKEAHLWGSGPFLRKLFVTMLLSSSMNKPEHVWRKTWKYLSDGILYDQRSFTRNQGILFLQKQ, from the exons ATGTTGGAATCCGAGAAACTAGAATGGCTACGTAAAAATCAACCAAAGCTTCGGGTGTCAAAGTACAACTCATTAGAGAAAGAGGGCGATCAAAGTCAAGCACCAGGAATAAGCATAGGTAAACGAGTTGTTTTGCCTTCTTCCTTTGTTGGCGGCCGTAGGTTTATGGATCAATTGTACTATGATGGGATGGCTATATGCAGTAAAGTCGGATTTCCCGATTTGTTTATTACTTTTACATGTAATCCAAATTGGCCGGAAATTCAAAGAGTTCTTGGACCTCTTCATCTGAAGCCTCAAGATCGACCGGATGTTATTTCAAGAGTTTTCAAAATCAAGTTCGATCAATTGCTTTCAGATTTAACAAAAAAAGGCGTTCTTGGGAAAGTTCTGGCTT ATATGTACACCATTGAGTTCCAAAAGAGAGGATTACCCCATGCCCATATATTGCTGTTTTTGCATCCTTCAAACAAATATCCAAGGCCCGAAGACATTGACAAGATCATTAGTGCTGAAGTCCCCGATCCCAGAACACACCCTCGGTTGTACAATTTAGTTAAATCTCACATGGTTCATGGTCCTTGTGGTTTG AAATTTCAGCCTACAACCATAGTGGACCACGAGGGCTATCCGGTTTATAGGAGAAGAAACAACGGACACACAATTGAAAAAAACGGCATCATCTTTCATAGCGGTCATGTGGTTCCTCACAATCCAAGTTTGTTGTTGAAATACGAAGCTCACATCAACATGGAATGGTGCAACCAAAGTACTTCCATCAAATACCTTTTCAAATATATTAACAAAGGTTCGGATCGTATTTCTGCAATCATACAAG CATGTTGGAGGATTTTTTCTTATTCTATACATGGAAGGAAGCCAGCTGTAGAGAGACTGTTTTTTCATATGGAAGGTGAAAACTCTGTGTACTACAAAGACTACGAGCAAGTTGGTGATGTTTTACTCAAACCAAGTGTAACCGAGTCAATGTTTACAGCTTGGTTTGAGGCGAACAAAACCTATGAGGAAGCAAGAGAACTAACTTATGGTGACTTTGTTTCTAAATTTGTCTATCATAAGAGAAGTCGGACTTGGAAACCAAGGAAACGAGGGTATACCATTGGGCGACTAATTTGGGTTCCTCAAAGCACCGGTGAATTGTTTTATTTAAGAATGATGCTCACTGTCACAAAGGGTCCTTTATGCTATAATGACATTAAGAAGGTTGATGGAAAACAACTTAAAACTTTTAGGGACGCATGCTTTGCGATGGGATTTCTACAAGATGATCGAGAATTTGTCGAGGCGATCAAAGAGGCACACCTTTGGGGTTCCGGTCCTTTTTTACGCAAGTTGTTTGTGACAATGCTGTTATCTTCTTCCATGAATAAACCCGAACATGTTTGGAGAAAGACTTGGAAGTATTTATCAGATGGCATTCTTTACGATCAACGCTCATTCACAAGAAATCAAGGTATTCTATTTTTACAAAAACAGTAG
- the LOC131656911 gene encoding uncharacterized protein LOC131656911 produces MTKAALPDIPTHKYIFHPIEDFLKGNYKHDILYDVIGVLQDVVKTQSGGGGRKSCVNITLRDVEGNVIEVALWEAYGKQFLNYTTPNNISGPTIILLTHAWCKPNGVSGLPSLSNAWNGSRLLINLDHPQVAEFKASFGANVLAGIPALSQSLTCDSSIQSANNFWTNLSEVKTIQAIAALGKDSYATTIGTTVGFKASKNGWYFESYAGSSGNTDSEPVIKFKVEVEVVYADHKETFVFWDKDCIPYTKKTAKELRQIMKEAGEDNPKIWPAHLDVLLNKAFVFRVKYQQQYRQFSIVKILNEEGLYAKFDKYLTPDETMELEPVLATSTTAPILNPTQLTQTSEQSISAEPYSAANPSWSPEASSNSTPAKRGSESTSINDVIQPEEITPKQSATKAKPGKKIKHLKKE; encoded by the exons ATGACTAAGGCAGCGTTACCCGACATACCAACCCACAAATACATTTTCCATCCTATTGAAGACTTTCTCAAAGGAAACTACAAGCATGACATCTTATATG ATGTCATAGGGGTGCTGCAGGATGTTGTCAAGACACAAAGCGGCGGTGGTGGTAGGAAATCTTGCGTCAATATTACCTTGCGTGATGTCGAAGGGAATGTTATTGAGGTGGCATTATGGGAAGCTTACGGCAAGCAATTCTTGAACTACACTACCCCGAACAACATTTCTGGTCCTACAATTATCCTTTTAACCCATGCTTGGTGCAAGCCAAATGGAG TTTCCGGTTTGCCGTCTCTTTCGAATGCATGGAACGGCTCAAGGCTCCTCATTAACTTGGACCATCCACAAGTGGCAGAATTCAAAGCTAG TTTTGGAGCTAATGTTTTAGCCGGTATACCTGCACTATCCCAATCATTGACATGCGATTCTTCCATTCAATCTGCAAACAATTTCTGGACTAACTTGAGTGAGGTCAAAACTATCCAAGCAATTGCTGCACTAGGAAAG GATTCTTACGCAACGACTATTGGCACTACCGTCGGTTTCAAAGCATCCAAGAATGGCTGGTATTTTGAGTCATATGCTGGGTCATCTGGAAACACTGATTCGGAACCTGTTATTAA GTTCAAAGTAGAGGTTGAAGTCGTCTATGCTGATCACAAGGAAACCTTTGTTTTTTGGGATAAGGACTGCATTCCTTATACAAAAAAGACTGCTAAGGAATTACGACAGATTATGAAAGAG gctGGAGAAGACAACCCTAAGATTTGGCCTGCTCATCTAGATGTTTTGTTGAATAAAGCCTTTGTCTTTCGTGTCAAGTATCAACAACAGTACCGACAATTCTCCATCGTGAAAATACTTAACGAGGAGGGCCTTTACGCCAAGTTTGACAAATACCTCACCCCAGATGAG ACCATGGAGTTGGAGCCCGTTCTTGCAACCTCCACCACTGCTCCGATACTTAATCCAACCCAA CTCACACAAACTTCGGAACAATCAATCTCTGCTGAGCCATACTCGGCTGCTAACCCGAGTTGGAGTCCAGAGGCAAGCTCCAACAGTACTCCAGCCAAGAGGGGATCAGAGTCCACCTCAATTAATGATGTCATTCAGCCTGAAGAGATCACACCCAAACAATCTGCCACTAAGGCCAAGCCTGGAAAGAAGATTAAGCATTTGAAGAAAGAATGA